In Mytilus trossulus isolate FHL-02 chromosome 14, PNRI_Mtr1.1.1.hap1, whole genome shotgun sequence, a genomic segment contains:
- the LOC134697407 gene encoding protein mono-ADP-ribosyltransferase PARP14-like — protein MSGSSQPNTANVKGPSQTASGASSTRGNRHKQRQKKQRFVQIGNIALSVIKGNIIQQTTDVLVNSAVPDLDLSKGRASKALVDAAGTSIQSECTNQYPSGINCKTVAITGPGNLHCKAIFHVTLPRWKAQGDEKNIDFIVRNCLEEASKQKFTSMSFPALGTGFLKYPPRTVIASMFQTVEDFTKKTPNSTVKVVNCIVYTEDDGTYKEFQEEAIAKATSKGLKEIDMVNQNSLDAKIGSISVNITVGSIITEKADVIVNSCPSDMRLDTRPGLSKVMYDAAGNGLKTEIDKNYPNGIKVGDLAVTGGHSLHCKKLYHGCLTSFFAKRESGMLPETVLENFVTKCLDEANKYSVKSIVFPALGTGFLKFPPKTAASNVIKAIRDFQTNNAQSSVKTVKIVIFGGTNDWTSIEQAYVSELNSTGQGQGATACAAPASQTIPGRGTRAYLAHRYQEEPRPPPYWTHFKSNQTIKDWNTSQKGSHCKVTSVDTKTYQSIAKAFKSTGGSTIVKIERIENILLYEKYIQECQRTFRKAYVTQLCTPLQNVKKSSGPGLTLKYLDQEMTKHLHEEINELYLFHGTKVNAVDVIIQQGLDSRLASSGLLGTGVYTAETASKSAGYTDQNKNGESKMFLMRVCLGDIFITTQMTKFRRPPCMKCYDETCIKHPELFDSVVAEFGSRREFVVYDRVKCYPEYIITYK, from the exons ATGTCGGGTAGTTCGCAACCCAATACTGCAAATGTTAAAGGACCATCACAAACAGCCAGCGGTGCTAGTAGTACAAGAGGAAATCGACATAAACAAAGACAGAAGAAACAGAGATTTGTTCAAATAGGAAATATAGCTCTTAGTGTTATAAAAGGGAACATAATACAACAAACG ACTGACGTATTAGTCAATAGCGCAGTACCAGATTTAGATCTTAGTAAAGGGAGAGCATCCAAAGCTTTGGTAGACGCTGCTGGAACAAGCATACAATCAGAATGCACGAACCAGTATCCGTCTGGTATCAACTGTAAGACAGTGGCAATAACTGGACCAGGCAATCTCCATTGTAAGGCAATATTTCATGTGACATTACCAAGATGGAAAGCTCAGGGAGACGAAAAG AACATAGATTTCATTGTACGTAACTGCTTGGAGGAAGCGAGCAAACAGAAATTTACATCGATGTCGTTTCCTGCACTGGGAACAGGATTCCTGAAATACCCGCCAAGGACTGTTATTGCTTCAATGTTCCAAACTGTGGAAGATTTTACTAAGAAGACTCCCAATTCCACAGTCAAAGTTGTGAACTGTATCGTTTATACAGAGGACGATGGTACATATAAG GAATTTCAAGAAGAAGCAATAGCAAAGGCGACTAGTAAAG gtCTCAAAGAAATAGATATGGTAAACCAAAATTCTCTGGATGCAAAGATTGGAAGCATAAGTGTTAACATTACAGTAGGGTCTATCATAACTGAAAAA GCTGACGTGATTGTCAATAGTTGTCCGTCTGATATGAGACTGGATACAAGACCAGGATTATCAAAGGTTATGTATGATGCTGCAGGAAATGGATTAAAGACGGAAATTGACAAAAACTATCCCAATGGTATAAAAGTCGGGGACCTTGCTGTGACTGGCGGCCATTCACTGCATTGTAAAAAACTCTATCATGGGTGCTTGACATCTTTCTTTGCAAAGAGGGAAAGTGGGATGCTTCCAGAGACG GTTCTAGAAAATTTTGTGACGAAATGCCTTGACGAAGCTAATAAGTATTCTGTCAAAAGCATAGTCTTTCCAGCGCTGGGTacaggatttctgaaatttccACCCAAAACTGCTGCTTCGAATGTAATAAAGGCTATTAGAGACTTCCAGACGAATAATGCACAGTCATCTGTTAAGACGGTTAAGATTGTTATTTTTGGTGGAACAAATGATTGGACCTCCATTGAGCAG gcATACGTATCAGAATTAAATTCAACAGGACAAGGCCAAGGAG cCACTGCATGTGCAGCTCCAGCGTCACAAACAATACCAGGACGAGGAACAAGAGCCTACCTTGCTCATAGATATCAAGAAGAACCAAGACCACCACCATATTGGACACACTTCAAAAGTAACCAAACTATAAAGGACTGGAATACTTCACAAAAAGGAAGTCACTGCAAAGTTACCAGTGTtgatacaaaaacatatcaatcGATTGCAAAGGCTTTCAAGAGCACAGGAGGATCAACCATAGTGAAAATAGAAAGAATCGAGAATATATTACTATATGAGAAGTATATTCAGGAGTGTCAAAGAACATTTCGTAAGGCGTATGTTACTCAACTTTGTACTCCCCTCCAAAATGTGAAGAAATCATCAGGCCCTGGACTCACACTCAAATACCTAGATCAAGAAATGACTAAACACTTACACGAGGAAATCAATGAGTTGTATTTGTTTCACGGAACTAAAGTAAATGCAGTTGATGTTATAATACAACAGGGTCTAGACAGTCGGCTGGCGTCATCGGGACTGTTAGGTACAGGAGTGTACACTGCCGAAACGGCATCCAAATCTGCAGGCTATACAG atcaaaataaaaatggagAAAGTAAGATGTTTCTGATGAGAGTTTGTTTAGGAGATATTTTCATTACAACTCAGATGACGAAGTTCAGACGGCCACCATGTATGAAGTGCTACGATGAAACTTGTATTAAACATCCAGAACTATTTGATTCAGTGGTTGCAGAATTTGGTAGTAGAAGAGAATTTGTAGTTTACGATAGAGTCAAATGTTATCCTGAATATATCATAACATACAAATga